Proteins encoded within one genomic window of Felis catus isolate Fca126 chromosome C1, F.catus_Fca126_mat1.0, whole genome shotgun sequence:
- the LOC123379345 gene encoding small ubiquitin-related modifier 2-like: protein MGDEKPMEGVKTESNDYSNLKMVGQNASVGQFSIKTHISLIKITEAYCEQQDLSMRQIRFQSDGQPINETDTPAQLDMEDEDTIMRSRI, encoded by the coding sequence ATGGGGGACGAAAAGCCCATGGAAGGAGTCAAGACTGAGAGCAATGATTATAGTAATTTGAAGATGGTAGGGCAGAATGCTTCTGTGGGGCAGTTTAGTATTAAGACGCATATATCACTTATTAAGATAACGGAAGCTTATTGTGAACAACAAGATTTGTCAATGAGGCAGATCAGATTCCAATCTGATGGACAGCCAATCAATGAAACAGATACACCTGCACAACTGGACATGGAGGATGAAGATACAATAATGCGTTCCAGAATCTGA